Proteins from one Cryptomeria japonica chromosome 4, Sugi_1.0, whole genome shotgun sequence genomic window:
- the LOC131061851 gene encoding uncharacterized protein LOC131061851 — MVSMHPYSFCYAFMCILFAYSASVQLNDPDWYFWLPLYSFASVVNMMSVIHLNRSSSYTHMVFIAFWLGLAMLVKVVIEECLFETKSTTIEWKELLSLDMERRVVREKLGSGLVVVSMCFLHNNSQTGSSASRKAGSGMILLVLVSGVLCMVFFSSKENLKP; from the exons ATGGTTTCAATGCATCCTTATTCCTTCTGCTATGCTTTCATGTGCATCCTATTCGCCTACTCAGCATCGGTTCAGCTCAATGATCCAG ACTGGTACTTTTGGCTTCCACTTTACAGTTTTGCAAGTGTTGTAAATATGATGAGTGTTATCCACCTAAATAGATCATCATCATACACCCACATGGTTTTTATAGCCTTTTGGTTGGGATTGGCAATGCTTGTGAAGGTTGTGATAGAGGAATGTTTGTTTGAAACAAAATCAACCACAATTGAATGGAAGGAGCTGCTGTCTTTGGATATGGAGAGGAGAGTTGTCAGAGAGAAGCTGGGAAGTGGACTGGTGGTTGTATCCATGTGTTTTCTGCATAATAATTCCCAAACAGGATCCTCTGCTTCAAGAAAAGCGGGATCTG GAATGATTCTACTGGTACTTGTAAGCGGCGTGCTTTGTATGGTATTCTTCTCATCCAAAGAAAATCTGAAACCATAA